Below is a genomic region from Leucobacter exalbidus.
CGTCGTGGGCGGTGGCGTCGCAGCCGTTGTCTCGGCGAACACCAGCCAGCAGCCCGTCGCGCAGGGCACGACCGGATCACTGACGCTGAACAACGCTGAAACGGCCACCGCGATCTCAGGTGTGGCTGCTGTAGCGACCCCCAGCGTCGTCACCCTCGAGGTCGCAGGCGCCAGCGCGAGCGGCTCAGGCTCGGGCGTGATCTACAACGAAGACGGCTACATCATCACCAACGCGCACGTCGTGACCCTCGACGGCGCCGCCGCGCAAGACCCGACCATTCGGGTGAAGCTCAGCGACGGCCGCATTCTCGACGGCAAATTGGTGGACATCGACCCCTACGCCGACCTCGCCGTGGTGAAGGTCGACGCTACGGGGCTGCCCGCCATTCAAATCGCCGACTCAGACAGCCTCAACGTGGGCGATCTGACCGTGGCCATCGGCGCACCGCTGAACCTCGCTAGCACCGTCACCAGCGGTGTGGTGAGCTCGCTCTACCGTGGCATCACGGTCGGCAGCGCGCTGATTCCGCAGGCTCCCTCGACGCCGCAGGATGAGAGCGACGGCGGCTCGGGCATGCCCTGGGACTTCCGCTTCAACACCCCCGACGAAAGCGCTCCGCAGCAAGAGCAGCCGCAGCAGCAGACCACGGGCGGCGCAGTCACCCTGCCCGTGATCCAGACCGACGCGTCGATCAACCCCGGCAACTCGGGCGGCGCGCTGCTC
It encodes:
- a CDS encoding S1C family serine protease, with the protein product MGGGVAAVVSANTSQQPVAQGTTGSLTLNNAETATAISGVAAVATPSVVTLEVAGASASGSGSGVIYNEDGYIITNAHVVTLDGAAAQDPTIRVKLSDGRILDGKLVDIDPYADLAVVKVDATGLPAIQIADSDSLNVGDLTVAIGAPLNLASTVTSGVVSSLYRGITVGSALIPQAPSTPQDESDGGSGMPWDFRFNTPDESAPQQEQPQQQTTGGAVTLPVIQTDASINPGNSGGALLNGKGELIGINVAIASPTSSNGVAGSDGLGFAIPANLASRVADSIIAGDQPSHGLLGASVADSTQDTDADANHAGGLLVEIIKGGSAEKAGLRAGDVITAVNGVPAVDGTSVSALVRMNAGGSTVTIDYTRGGVAGQTDAKLGTLEW